The Pseudomonas azadiae genome includes a window with the following:
- a CDS encoding ArnT family glycosyltransferase has translation MKTAGMNPPASIRLLWAILLTVLLVRLGTLGLYPIMDTSEARYAEIARKMLVSNDWITPMFDHGVPFWGKPPLSFWLQALSMRLLGINEFASRFSSWLLHAASCLLIVQFAARERSLPVGLTAAIIYSTCALGFFASGAVLTDGALAFALLLAHLGLWRGLAHADRGWALLGFFGLGLGLLTKGPLALVLIALPAALWLALTGHWRRLLCLPWLPGIALMSAVALPWYWLAEQKTPGFLEYFIVGEHFSRYVISKWQGDLYGSAHAEPLAMIWVHLLGALVPWALFLPLLVKWRASLQGQREYFIFVLTWAISTPLFFTLSTNILWTYVLPALPAWALLLAEVICRKVRTSVITIVALALPVASCALLISGKVDDRPQNQKTVVALWKAQQAAAPGDLIYPGSRSYSAQFYSSGWARHTEQLPLSQDFYRVHRLGDQPLAPPTSASCALVGQANASDLYYCRVGPP, from the coding sequence ATGAAAACTGCCGGCATGAACCCTCCCGCGTCCATACGTTTGCTCTGGGCGATCCTGTTGACGGTGCTGCTGGTGCGCCTGGGTACGCTCGGCCTGTATCCGATCATGGACACATCGGAAGCCCGCTACGCGGAAATCGCCCGCAAGATGCTGGTGTCCAATGACTGGATCACGCCGATGTTCGATCATGGCGTACCGTTCTGGGGCAAACCCCCGCTGTCATTCTGGCTGCAAGCGTTGAGCATGAGGCTGTTGGGCATCAACGAATTCGCCAGCCGTTTTTCTTCCTGGCTGTTGCATGCCGCGAGCTGCTTGCTCATCGTGCAGTTCGCCGCCCGCGAACGCAGCCTGCCGGTCGGCTTGACCGCTGCCATTATCTATTCGACGTGCGCCCTGGGCTTCTTTGCAAGCGGTGCGGTCCTGACCGACGGCGCGCTGGCGTTCGCCCTTTTGCTCGCACACCTTGGCCTGTGGCGTGGGTTGGCGCACGCGGATCGAGGGTGGGCGCTGCTCGGCTTTTTCGGATTGGGCCTGGGCCTGCTCACCAAAGGCCCCTTGGCACTGGTGTTGATTGCGTTGCCGGCCGCCCTCTGGCTGGCGCTCACTGGCCACTGGCGCCGGTTGCTCTGTTTGCCTTGGCTGCCTGGCATCGCCTTGATGAGCGCCGTGGCCTTGCCCTGGTATTGGCTGGCGGAACAAAAGACGCCGGGGTTCTTGGAATACTTCATCGTCGGCGAACATTTCAGTCGCTACGTGATCAGCAAATGGCAGGGTGATCTCTACGGCAGCGCACATGCCGAACCCTTGGCGATGATCTGGGTGCACCTGCTGGGCGCGCTTGTACCCTGGGCCCTGTTCTTACCGTTGCTGGTCAAATGGCGTGCCTCGCTGCAGGGCCAGCGTGAATATTTCATCTTTGTGCTGACATGGGCGATTTCAACGCCGCTGTTCTTTACCCTGTCGACCAACATCCTCTGGACCTACGTGCTGCCCGCGCTGCCGGCCTGGGCGCTACTGCTGGCCGAGGTGATTTGCCGGAAGGTTCGCACATCGGTCATCACGATCGTGGCGCTGGCACTGCCGGTGGCGAGCTGCGCCCTGCTCATCAGCGGCAAGGTCGATGATCGCCCGCAAAACCAAAAAACGGTGGTTGCCTTGTGGAAGGCACAACAAGCGGCGGCGCCTGGCGACTTGATCTATCCGGGCTCGCGCTCCTACTCGGCGCAATTCTATAGCAGCGGCTGGGCACGCCACACCGAACAGCTGCCACTTTCGCAAGACTTTTATCGGGTCCACCGCCTGGGCGATCAGCCGCTGGCCCCGCCGACGTCCGCCAGTTGCGCGCTGGTGGGCCAAGCCAATGCCAGCGATTTGTACTATTGCCGCGTCGGGCCGCCATGA
- a CDS encoding glycosyltransferase family 2 protein, which translates to MTSSARLYAEPLPAMKLTILVPCFNEQCVITEFHSRLMAIIERLNTNTEVLYINDGSQDQTAGIIDQFSQHPRVTCLHLSRNFGKEAAMRAGINAVQGGAVIIMDCDLQDPPELIPLMVQEWRKGYEIVNMQRRSRRCDSWAKRMAAQLYYATMDQLIDDFEVPQQVSDFRLIGPNALAAIRAMDDNAGVLKLLVSWLGYPSTQVNYDRKPRQAGRTKWSPLSLLDLCVDSILAFSTRPLRMYSYLSVSSFLLGSLWIAVDATLGELTQAHLLAQSILLLCLGTAVVGEYVGRVLTVVNPRPNALHRRHQP; encoded by the coding sequence ATGACATCAAGCGCGCGCCTTTACGCTGAACCGTTGCCAGCCATGAAACTTACGATACTGGTCCCTTGCTTTAACGAGCAGTGCGTTATAACGGAATTTCATTCGCGCCTGATGGCAATCATTGAACGGTTAAATACCAACACCGAAGTGCTTTATATCAATGACGGCAGCCAAGACCAGACAGCCGGAATCATCGATCAGTTTTCCCAGCACCCTCGCGTCACCTGCCTGCATTTGAGTCGCAACTTCGGCAAGGAAGCGGCCATGCGCGCAGGTATCAACGCCGTGCAGGGCGGCGCGGTGATCATCATGGACTGCGACCTGCAGGACCCGCCGGAATTAATCCCGCTGATGGTGCAGGAATGGCGAAAGGGCTATGAGATCGTGAACATGCAACGTCGCTCGCGGCGCTGCGACTCCTGGGCCAAGCGTATGGCCGCGCAGCTCTATTACGCCACGATGGACCAGTTGATCGACGACTTCGAAGTGCCACAGCAAGTCAGTGATTTCAGGCTCATCGGGCCGAACGCCCTGGCCGCCATTCGAGCCATGGATGACAACGCGGGGGTGTTGAAGCTGCTGGTCAGTTGGCTTGGTTACCCGAGCACCCAAGTGAACTACGACCGCAAGCCGCGCCAGGCGGGCAGGACCAAGTGGAGCCCACTGTCGTTGCTGGACCTGTGCGTGGACTCGATTCTCGCCTTTTCCACCCGCCCGTTGCGGATGTACAGCTACCTGAGTGTCAGCAGTTTTCTGCTTGGCTCACTGTGGATCGCCGTGGACGCAACGTTGGGCGAACTGACCCAAGCGCATCTTCTGGCGCAATCAATTCTGCTGCTGTGCCTGGGTACCGCCGTGGTCGGCGAATACGTCGGCCGGGTACTGACGGTGGTCAATCCAAGGCCCAACGCCCTGCATAGACGTCATCAACCATGA
- a CDS encoding GtrA family protein yields MQKKLRLFIRYLGAGVIATLVHFVVFVCLLPYYGPTSSTLCAAVTGAMVAFCLSRHWVFAQRNCNSWRFLITATSQVLSNTLIVNLLTHWGAPALIAQIVATAAVTLQGVTINHLWVFKHDIKRAPLR; encoded by the coding sequence ATGCAAAAAAAACTTCGATTATTCATTCGTTACTTGGGCGCGGGCGTCATTGCCACGTTGGTTCATTTCGTGGTGTTTGTCTGTTTGCTGCCTTACTACGGCCCAACTTCCTCCACGCTCTGCGCAGCCGTTACGGGGGCGATGGTCGCCTTCTGCCTGTCCAGGCATTGGGTCTTTGCACAGCGCAACTGCAATTCCTGGCGATTCCTGATAACCGCCACCAGCCAGGTTTTATCCAACACACTGATTGTCAACTTACTGACCCACTGGGGCGCACCCGCATTAATTGCGCAAATAGTGGCAACGGCAGCCGTGACCCTTCAGGGCGTTACGATTAATCACTTGTGGGTATTCAAACATGACATCAAGCGCGCGCCTTTACGCTGA
- a CDS encoding response regulator transcription factor: MEILLVEDDHELAGSLGDYLGEFGYEVDFARDGRSCLERVQQQAYDLIVLDVAMPRMSGFDTCRQLRREQNHTPVIFLTARDALPDKQEGYEAGGDDYLVKPFEPQELLWRIRALIRRGSPRQPRCAKQLGDLVIDPVSQALIHNGVVTVLPALPFSLLNLLADEAPEPVSRRRLETALWPDGDPPDSDALRTYIYRLRQALGKPYGNDLIRTVHGKGYRLAIPY, from the coding sequence GTGGAAATATTACTAGTGGAAGATGACCATGAATTGGCGGGGTCGCTGGGGGATTATCTCGGCGAGTTTGGCTATGAAGTAGACTTCGCGCGCGATGGCCGAAGTTGCTTGGAGCGTGTGCAGCAGCAGGCATACGACCTCATTGTTTTGGATGTCGCGATGCCTCGGATGAGCGGTTTTGACACCTGTCGGCAATTGCGGCGCGAGCAGAACCACACCCCCGTTATATTCCTGACCGCGCGTGACGCACTGCCCGATAAACAAGAGGGTTACGAGGCGGGCGGCGACGATTATCTGGTCAAGCCCTTCGAGCCCCAGGAGTTGCTATGGCGCATCCGCGCGTTGATCCGGCGAGGCTCGCCGCGCCAGCCGCGCTGCGCAAAACAACTGGGCGACCTGGTGATCGATCCGGTCTCGCAGGCGTTGATCCACAACGGTGTGGTCACGGTGTTGCCCGCGTTGCCGTTCAGCTTGCTCAACCTGTTGGCCGATGAGGCACCGGAACCCGTCAGCCGGCGCAGACTGGAGACGGCGTTGTGGCCCGATGGCGATCCGCCGGACAGTGACGCATTGCGCACCTATATCTACCGGCTCCGGCAAGCCCTGGGCAAACCCTACGGTAACGATCTGATTCGCACCGTCCACGGAAAGGGCTATCGCCTTGCGATTCCCTACTGA
- a CDS encoding sensor histidine kinase — translation MATITVFYSALIWATVNLTEDYIIASYLKLEAQAFEERHALQGATTAMPNSIYLQGYWSGDVDVPGFARPLPAGHHEVDGEDVHVFVSQVPGASQRLILVLNESELSQTEGYRAQIFGLLCALAGLILILGTVLAIAIARAIAQPVSQLAADMAAAPRASFRFSGFDRQDEIGTLSRTLSSLVTQQNAALQRERAFTRHVSHELRTPLSILNNSLAILRLPGCDAQKHARSLLRMEGALAGMKMTIELFLSLAREPRKVPHEAIDLAAVVTEQIEKYQQLYPLAAGALVYAGAPAITLQVHEAIARSVVQNLLGNAVQHGAGKIRVILTGQRLVIINNRVAQLTSPGFGFGLEIVARACTHAGWRLETRRTLHTFRAHVTFT, via the coding sequence ATGGCAACCATCACCGTGTTTTACAGCGCCCTGATCTGGGCCACCGTCAATCTGACGGAGGACTACATCATTGCCAGTTATCTGAAGCTTGAGGCCCAGGCGTTCGAGGAACGGCACGCCCTGCAAGGGGCGACTACCGCCATGCCCAACAGCATCTACCTTCAAGGCTACTGGTCGGGGGATGTTGACGTGCCTGGCTTTGCGCGGCCATTGCCCGCAGGCCATCATGAAGTGGATGGCGAGGATGTGCATGTGTTCGTGAGTCAGGTGCCGGGGGCGTCGCAGCGCTTGATTCTGGTGCTGAACGAGTCCGAGCTCAGTCAGACCGAAGGCTACCGCGCGCAGATTTTCGGCTTGTTGTGCGCACTGGCCGGGTTGATCCTGATCCTGGGGACAGTTCTGGCCATCGCGATTGCCCGCGCCATCGCCCAGCCTGTCAGCCAGTTGGCGGCGGACATGGCGGCTGCACCGCGAGCGTCATTCCGATTCAGTGGGTTCGACCGCCAGGATGAAATCGGTACGTTGAGCCGCACGCTGTCGTCCCTGGTGACCCAGCAGAACGCCGCGCTGCAGCGCGAGCGGGCGTTTACCCGGCACGTCAGCCATGAGTTGCGTACCCCCTTGAGCATCTTGAACAACAGCCTGGCGATCCTGCGCTTGCCGGGGTGTGATGCGCAAAAGCATGCTCGCAGCCTGCTGCGCATGGAGGGCGCGCTGGCCGGGATGAAGATGACCATCGAGCTGTTTTTATCCCTGGCCCGTGAACCGCGTAAAGTGCCCCATGAGGCGATTGACCTGGCCGCTGTCGTCACCGAGCAGATCGAAAAATACCAGCAGCTCTACCCCCTTGCGGCAGGCGCGCTGGTGTATGCCGGTGCACCGGCAATCACCTTGCAGGTCCATGAAGCCATCGCCCGCAGCGTGGTGCAGAACCTGCTCGGCAACGCCGTCCAGCACGGTGCCGGAAAGATCCGGGTGATCCTCACCGGGCAGCGTCTGGTGATCATCAATAACCGTGTGGCACAGCTGACGTCACCAGGCTTCGGCTTTGGCCTGGAAATCGTCGCCCGCGCCTGCACGCACGCCGGCTGGCGCCTTGAAACCCGGCGCACCCTTCATACGTTCCGGGCGCACGTCACGTTCACTTGA
- a CDS encoding ABC transporter ATP-binding protein yields the protein MYKLTVEGLHKSYGDNEVLKGVSLKAKTGDVISLIGASGSGKSTFLRCINFLETPNDGAMSLDGQVIRMVSDRHGMRVADEAELQRLRTRLAMVFQHFNLWSHMSVLENITMAPRRVLGCSKKDAEDRARLYLDKVGLPARVADQYPAFLSGGQQQRVAIARALAMEPEVMLFDEPTSALDPELVGEVLKVIQGLAEEGRTMIMVTHEMSFARKVSSQVLFLHQGLVEEQGAPQEVLGNPRSERLQQFLSGNLK from the coding sequence ATGTACAAATTGACCGTTGAAGGCCTGCATAAAAGCTATGGCGACAATGAGGTGCTCAAAGGTGTTTCGCTCAAGGCCAAGACCGGTGACGTGATCAGCCTGATCGGCGCCAGCGGCTCGGGCAAGAGCACCTTTTTGCGCTGCATCAACTTCCTGGAAACTCCCAATGATGGCGCCATGAGCCTCGATGGTCAGGTGATCCGCATGGTCAGCGACCGCCATGGCATGCGCGTGGCCGATGAAGCCGAACTGCAGCGCCTGCGCACGCGGCTGGCCATGGTATTCCAGCACTTCAACCTGTGGAGCCACATGAGCGTGCTGGAAAATATCACCATGGCCCCGCGTCGAGTGCTGGGGTGCAGCAAGAAGGACGCCGAGGACCGTGCCCGTCTCTACCTCGACAAGGTCGGCCTGCCGGCGCGCGTGGCCGATCAGTACCCGGCGTTCCTCTCCGGAGGCCAGCAGCAACGCGTCGCCATCGCCCGCGCGCTGGCCATGGAACCGGAGGTGATGCTGTTCGACGAACCCACCTCGGCCCTCGACCCGGAGCTGGTGGGCGAAGTGTTGAAAGTGATCCAGGGCTTGGCCGAGGAAGGCCGCACCATGATCATGGTGACCCACGAGATGAGCTTTGCACGCAAGGTGTCGAGCCAAGTGCTGTTCCTGCACCAGGGCCTGGTGGAAGAACAAGGCGCGCCGCAAGAGGTGCTGGGCAATCCCAGGAGCGAGCGCTTGCAGCAGTTCCTCAGCGGCAACCTCAAGTGA
- a CDS encoding succinylglutamate desuccinylase/aspartoacylase family protein, whose product MRHHVHELIAPVPGTARQIHSFHFGPEQAEGKIYIQSSLHADELPGMLVAWHLKARLAELAAAGRLRSEIVLVPIANPVGLEQVLMDIPLGRYELESGQNFNRLFIDLSEEVGNHVEDLLGADPRRNVALIRTALAAALAAQTADTQLHSQRLVLQRLACNADMVLDLHCDFEAVAHLYTTPEAWPQVEPLARYIGSQANLLATDSGGQSFDECFTLVWWQLQQRFGERFPIPMGSFSVTVELRGQGDVNHGLASLDCQAIINYLIRFGAIAGDAAPLPDLPSPATPLAGVEPVATPVGGLLVFSALPGEYLEAGQLIAEIIDPISDRVTPVHCRKAGLLYARSLRRMATAGMVIAHVAGTEAYRSGYLLSP is encoded by the coding sequence ATGCGGCATCACGTCCATGAACTGATCGCCCCGGTGCCCGGCACGGCGCGGCAGATTCACAGTTTTCACTTCGGCCCGGAGCAGGCCGAAGGCAAGATTTACATCCAGTCCTCGCTGCATGCCGATGAACTGCCGGGCATGCTGGTGGCCTGGCACTTGAAGGCGCGCCTGGCGGAGCTGGCGGCCGCCGGGCGCTTGCGCAGCGAGATTGTGCTGGTGCCCATCGCCAACCCGGTGGGCCTGGAACAGGTATTGATGGATATCCCGCTGGGCCGCTACGAGCTGGAAAGCGGGCAGAACTTCAATCGGCTGTTTATCGACCTCAGTGAAGAAGTAGGCAACCATGTCGAAGATCTGCTCGGGGCAGATCCCCGGCGCAACGTCGCACTGATCCGCACCGCGCTGGCCGCCGCCCTCGCCGCGCAAACCGCCGACACCCAACTGCACTCCCAGCGCCTGGTGCTGCAACGCCTGGCCTGCAATGCCGACATGGTGCTGGACCTGCATTGCGACTTCGAAGCCGTGGCGCACCTGTACACCACACCCGAGGCGTGGCCGCAGGTGGAGCCGCTGGCGCGGTATATCGGTTCGCAGGCGAACTTGCTGGCCACCGATTCCGGCGGCCAATCCTTCGATGAGTGTTTCACCCTGGTGTGGTGGCAATTGCAGCAACGCTTCGGCGAGCGCTTCCCGATCCCCATGGGCAGCTTTTCGGTGACCGTCGAACTGCGCGGGCAAGGTGACGTCAACCACGGCCTGGCCAGCCTCGACTGCCAGGCGATCATCAATTACCTGATTCGCTTCGGCGCCATTGCCGGCGATGCCGCACCGCTGCCCGACCTGCCCAGCCCGGCCACGCCGCTGGCCGGTGTTGAACCGGTGGCGACCCCGGTGGGCGGCCTGCTGGTGTTCAGCGCCCTGCCCGGCGAGTACCTGGAGGCCGGGCAATTAATCGCCGAAATCATCGACCCCATTTCCGACCGCGTAACGCCCGTGCACTGCCGCAAGGCCGGCCTGCTTTACGCCCGTTCGCTGCGCCGCATGGCCACTGCCGGGATGGTCATCGCCCATGTCGCAGGCACCGAGGCCTACCGCAGCGGCTATCTACTTTCGCCTTGA
- a CDS encoding ABC transporter permease has product MIELLQEYWRPFLYSDGQHITGLAMTMWLLTAALIIGFLVSIPLSIARVSRKRLVRWPVQFYTYLFRGTPLYIQLLICYTGIYSIAAVREQPLLNAFFRDAMNCTILAFALNTCAYTTEIFAGAIRSMAHGEVEAAKAYGLSGWKLYAYVIMPSALRRSLPYYSNEVILMLHSTTVAFTATIPDILKVARDANSATFMTFQSFGIAALIYLSVTFALVGLFRLAERRWLAFLGPSH; this is encoded by the coding sequence ATGATCGAACTCTTGCAGGAATACTGGCGCCCCTTCCTTTATAGCGACGGCCAGCACATCACCGGCCTCGCCATGACGATGTGGCTGCTCACCGCCGCCCTGATCATCGGCTTTCTGGTGTCGATCCCGTTGTCCATCGCCCGTGTGTCGCGCAAGCGCCTGGTGCGTTGGCCGGTGCAGTTCTATACCTATCTGTTCCGTGGCACACCGCTCTATATCCAGCTGCTGATCTGCTACACCGGCATCTACAGCATCGCCGCCGTGCGCGAACAACCGTTGCTGAATGCGTTCTTTCGCGACGCAATGAATTGCACCATCCTGGCCTTCGCCCTTAACACCTGCGCCTACACCACGGAGATTTTCGCCGGGGCGATTCGCAGCATGGCCCACGGTGAGGTCGAAGCGGCCAAGGCCTACGGCTTGAGCGGCTGGAAGTTGTACGCCTACGTGATCATGCCATCGGCGCTGCGCCGCTCGTTGCCTTACTACAGCAATGAAGTGATCCTGATGCTGCACTCGACCACCGTGGCCTTCACCGCGACGATTCCGGACATCCTCAAGGTGGCGCGGGATGCCAACTCGGCCACTTTCATGACCTTTCAATCATTCGGTATCGCCGCGCTGATCTACCTGAGCGTGACCTTTGCTTTGGTGGGTCTGTTTCGTCTGGCGGAGCGCCGCTGGCTGGCGTTTCTCGGGCCGAGCCATTAA
- a CDS encoding ABC transporter permease yields MFEDLLQTLGLSAFSLKGFGPLLLQGTWMTIKLSVLSLAVSVLLGLLGASAKLSSLPFLRIPAQLYTTLIRGVPDLVLMLLIFYSLQTWLTGFTDFMEWEYIEIDPFSAGVITLGFIYGAYFTETFRGAILAVPRGQLEAATAYGLKRGQRFRYVTFPQMMRFALPGIGNNWMVMLKATALVSIIGLADLVKAAQDAGKSTYQLFYFLVLAALIYLLITSASNFVLRRLERRYSAGAREAVR; encoded by the coding sequence ATGTTCGAAGATCTGTTGCAAACCCTCGGGCTGAGCGCGTTCAGCTTGAAGGGTTTCGGCCCGCTGTTGCTGCAAGGCACCTGGATGACCATAAAGTTGTCGGTGCTGTCCCTGGCCGTCAGCGTATTGCTCGGCCTGCTCGGCGCCAGCGCCAAATTGTCCAGCCTGCCCTTCCTGCGTATCCCCGCCCAGCTCTACACCACGTTAATTCGCGGTGTACCCGACCTGGTGCTGATGCTGCTGATCTTCTACAGCCTGCAAACCTGGCTCACCGGTTTTACCGATTTCATGGAGTGGGAATACATCGAGATCGACCCCTTCAGTGCCGGGGTCATCACCCTGGGCTTTATCTACGGTGCCTACTTCACCGAAACCTTTCGCGGCGCGATCCTCGCAGTACCGCGCGGCCAACTGGAAGCCGCCACGGCCTATGGCCTCAAGCGCGGCCAGCGGTTTCGCTACGTGACCTTTCCGCAAATGATGCGCTTTGCCCTGCCGGGCATCGGCAATAACTGGATGGTGATGCTCAAGGCCACGGCCCTGGTGTCGATCATCGGCCTGGCCGATCTGGTCAAAGCCGCGCAGGATGCGGGCAAGAGCACCTACCAGTTGTTCTATTTCCTGGTACTCGCCGCACTGATCTATCTGTTGATCACCAGCGCGTCCAACTTCGTCCTGCGTCGCCTTGAACGTCGCTACTCCGCTGGCGCCCGGGAGGCCGTGCGATGA
- a CDS encoding transporter substrate-binding domain-containing protein, with product MKKALLTLSALALCMAAGTALAKEYKELRFGVDLSYAPFESKAADGSLVGFDIDLGNAICAELKVKCKWVESDFDGMIPGLKANKFDGVISSMTVTPVREKAIDFSNELFSGPTSLVFKKGAGYSTPESLKGKSVGYEQGTIQEAYAKAVLDKAGVTTKAYANQDQVYADLTSGRLDASVQDMLQAELGFLKSPAGAGYEVGAAIDDPLLPSKTAIGIKQGNTELKALLDKGIKALHDDGTYATIQKKHFGDLNLYSGK from the coding sequence ATGAAAAAAGCATTGCTGACCCTTTCTGCACTGGCTCTGTGCATGGCCGCCGGTACCGCGCTGGCCAAGGAATACAAGGAACTGCGTTTTGGTGTCGATCTGTCCTACGCGCCGTTTGAATCCAAGGCGGCCGACGGCAGCCTGGTGGGCTTCGATATAGATTTGGGCAATGCGATCTGTGCCGAGCTGAAAGTGAAATGCAAGTGGGTCGAAAGCGATTTCGACGGCATGATTCCAGGTCTCAAGGCCAACAAATTCGACGGCGTGATTTCGTCCATGACCGTGACCCCGGTGCGTGAGAAGGCCATCGACTTCTCCAACGAGCTGTTCTCCGGCCCTACTTCCCTGGTGTTCAAGAAAGGCGCCGGCTACTCGACGCCGGAGTCGCTCAAGGGCAAATCCGTGGGCTACGAGCAAGGCACCATCCAGGAAGCCTATGCCAAGGCCGTACTGGATAAAGCCGGTGTGACCACCAAGGCCTACGCCAACCAGGATCAGGTGTATGCCGACCTGACTTCCGGCCGTCTCGATGCTTCCGTGCAAGACATGCTGCAAGCCGAACTGGGCTTTTTGAAGTCGCCAGCCGGTGCCGGCTACGAAGTGGGCGCCGCCATCGACGACCCATTGCTGCCGTCGAAAACCGCCATCGGTATCAAACAAGGTAACACTGAGTTGAAGGCGCTTTTGGATAAAGGTATCAAAGCGTTACACGATGATGGCACCTACGCCACCATCCAGAAGAAACACTTTGGCGATCTGAACCTGTACAGCGGCAAATAA
- a CDS encoding ATP-dependent DNA ligase, whose amino-acid sequence MKAFAELYANLDATTSSNAKLAALQTYFRQAAPDDAAWAVYFLSGGRPRQLVPTRLLRDMATEASGIEPWLFEESYQSVGDLAETISLLLPESTYTSQDGLAVWLEEKLLPLRGLPPLELAERLPALWAQLDQPSLMVCIKLITGSFRVGVSKLLVTRALAAMADLDSKRVAQRLVGYTDLSNRPTPEGYLKLIAAESSDEHAQRGGQPYPFFLAHGLAQPVEQFDTLLGPPANWQVEWKYDGIRAQLVKREGRLWVWSRGEELVTERFPELHSLVSGLPDGTVIDGEIVVWKDAVQPFALLQQRIGRKTLSKKVLEDAPVAVLAYDLLEYANDDWRNHTQAVRRTQLEQVIAQCNQPVLRVSPLLTGSSWQDLAEQREASRSLGVEGMMIKDRQGLYGVGRTKDMGLWWKWKVDPFSVDAVLIYAQRGHGRRASLYSDYTFAVWDGPPGSERTLVPFAKAYSGLTDEEMRKVDAIVRKTTVEKFGPVSSVTPSMVFELGFEGIALSKRHKSGIAVRFPRMLRWRQDKSVEEADNLATLQDLLA is encoded by the coding sequence ATGAAGGCCTTTGCCGAACTGTACGCCAACCTCGACGCCACCACCTCCAGCAACGCCAAGCTTGCCGCGTTGCAGACCTACTTCCGGCAAGCGGCACCGGACGATGCCGCGTGGGCCGTGTATTTCTTGTCCGGCGGTCGGCCTCGGCAATTGGTGCCCACGCGTCTGCTGCGGGACATGGCCACCGAAGCGTCCGGCATCGAGCCGTGGCTGTTCGAAGAAAGCTACCAGTCCGTGGGTGACTTGGCGGAGACCATTTCCCTGTTGTTACCGGAGTCGACCTACACCTCGCAGGACGGCCTGGCGGTGTGGCTGGAGGAAAAACTCCTGCCGCTGCGTGGCCTGCCGCCCTTGGAACTGGCTGAACGCCTACCCGCGTTATGGGCGCAACTGGACCAGCCCAGCCTGATGGTGTGCATCAAGTTGATCACCGGCAGTTTCCGCGTCGGTGTGTCCAAGCTGTTGGTCACCCGTGCCCTCGCCGCAATGGCCGACCTGGACAGCAAGCGCGTGGCGCAGCGGCTGGTGGGCTACACCGACTTGTCCAACCGTCCTACACCCGAGGGCTACCTGAAGCTGATCGCCGCCGAATCGTCCGATGAACATGCGCAACGTGGCGGGCAGCCTTATCCGTTTTTTCTTGCGCATGGGTTGGCGCAACCGGTGGAGCAATTCGACACCTTGCTCGGCCCTCCCGCGAATTGGCAGGTGGAGTGGAAGTACGATGGCATCCGCGCGCAACTGGTGAAACGTGAGGGCCGCCTGTGGGTCTGGTCACGCGGCGAAGAACTGGTGACGGAACGCTTCCCCGAACTTCACAGCCTGGTGAGCGGGTTGCCCGATGGCACGGTGATCGACGGTGAGATCGTCGTGTGGAAAGACGCGGTGCAACCTTTCGCGCTTCTGCAGCAGCGGATCGGCCGCAAGACCCTGAGCAAAAAGGTGCTTGAGGATGCTCCCGTCGCAGTCCTGGCATACGACTTACTGGAATATGCCAATGATGATTGGCGCAACCACACCCAGGCTGTGCGCCGCACGCAACTTGAACAGGTGATCGCCCAGTGCAACCAGCCCGTGTTGCGCGTATCACCCTTGCTGACGGGCAGCAGCTGGCAGGACCTCGCCGAACAACGCGAAGCCTCACGCAGCCTCGGCGTGGAAGGCATGATGATCAAGGACCGCCAGGGTCTCTACGGCGTGGGTCGCACCAAGGACATGGGCCTGTGGTGGAAGTGGAAAGTCGACCCGTTCAGCGTCGACGCAGTGCTGATCTACGCCCAACGCGGCCACGGTCGACGCGCCAGTCTCTACAGCGATTACACCTTCGCGGTGTGGGACGGCCCGCCCGGCAGCGAACGCACCTTGGTACCGTTCGCGAAGGCGTATTCAGGGCTGACCGATGAAGAGATGCGCAAGGTCGACGCCATTGTGCGCAAGACCACGGTGGAAAAATTCGGGCCGGTAAGCAGCGTGACGCCGAGCATGGTGTTTGAGCTGGGCTTTGAGGGGATTGCCCTGTCCAAGCGGCACAAGAGCGGGATTGCGGTGCGGTTTCCACGGATGCTGCGCTGGCGCCAGGATAAGTCGGTGGAAGAAGCCGACAACCTGGCTACCCTGCAAGATCTGCTGGCCTGA